A stretch of DNA from Roseovarius sp. W115:
TCACCTACATTGCCGATATCACAGTTAACGGGCACCCCGAAGTCGAAGGCCGCCCACTGCCGCGCCCTGATCTCGCTCTGCCGCGTGCGCCGAAACCAGCCAATCCCGAGATTGCAGACGGCGCCAAGCAAATCCTGGAACGCGATGGCGCACAGGCCGTGGCCGACTGGATGGCGGCGCAAAAGCAGCTTTTGATCACCGATACGACCATGCGCGACAGCCACCAGTCGCTTTTGGCTACGCGCATGCGCTCGATTGATATGATCGAGGCCGCCCCCAACTATGCCCATGATTTGCCACAGCTTTTCTCGATGGAATGCTGGGGCGGCGCGACCTTTGACGTCGCCTACCGCTTTCTCGGTGAATGTCCGTGGCAACGGCTGCGCGATCTGCGCAAGGCCATGCCCAACCTGCTCACGCAGATGCTTTTGCGTGGCTCCAATGGCGTAGGCTACACCAACTACCCGGACAATGTCGTCAAAGCTTTTGTCGAGCGCGCTGCCGATGTCGGCGTCGACATCTTCCGCGTTTTTGATCCGCTCAACTGGTCGGAAAACATGCGCGTATCGATGGATGCCGTGCTAGACTCAGGGAAAATCCTTGAAGCGGCTATTTGTTATACCGGGGATATTCTTGATCCGAACCGGTCGAAATATGACCTGAAATACTACCTCGACATGGCCAAAGAGCTGAAGGCGGCAGGCACGCATATTTTGTGTCTCAAAGACATGGGCGGTTTGATGAAACCGGCCACGGCGTCGATCCTTTTCAAGGCGTTGAAGGAAGAGGTGGGCCTGCCCATCCACTTCCACACACACGACACCGCGGGCACCGCGATTGCCACCATCATGGCCGCCTCTGAGGCCGGTGTTGATGCCGTGGATTGCGCAATGGACACGCTTTCGGGCAACACCTCTCAGGCTACGCTTGGATCGGTGGTCGAGGCCCTGCGCCATACCGACCGGGACACCGGGCTTGATGTGGGCGCGATCCGGCAAATTTCGAACTACTGGGAGTCGGTGCGCGACCACTACGCGGCGTTCGAGTCCGGCATGCAGTCGCCCGCCTCTGAGGTTTACCTGCACGAGATGCCGGGCGGTCAGTTTACCAATCTGAAAGCACAAGCGCGTTCCATGGGTCTTGAGGATCGCTGGCACGACATTGCGCGCACCTATGCCGAGGTGAACCATATGTTCGGCGATGTGATCAAAGTCACCCCGATTGCCAAAACGGTGGGTGATTTGGCGCTGATGATGGTGACACAAGGCCTCACTTGCGAGGACGTGCTGAACCCCGAGACCGAGGTCAGTTTCCCCGATAGTGTGATCACCTTGATGAAGGGTTATGTGGGGCAGGCACATGGTGGCTTCCCCGAGGCTATCGTCAAAAAGGTGCTCAAGGGTGAGGAGCCCATCACAGTGCGCCCCGGAACCTTGCTTGAGCCTGCGGATCTCAAAGCCGAGAAAGCCGGGGTTGAGGAAAAACTGGGCGTGAGCATCGATGAGGAAGACCTGATGGGATATATGATGTATCCCAAAGTCTTCACCGATTACATGGAGCGCCATGTCGAATATGGCCCCGTGCGGACCTTGCCTACAAAAACCTTCTTCTATGGCATGGAAACCAACGAAGAGATCACCGCCGAGATTGATCCGGGCAAAACGCTGGAAATCCGGCTTGTGGCGGTGGGCGAGACCCGGGAAGACGGCCAGGCACGTGTCTTCTTTGAGTTGAATGGCCAGCCGCGCACCATCCGCGTGCCGGATCGTCGGGTGAAAGCCACTGTTGAGGCACGGCCAAAGGCCGAAGTGGGCAATGCCAATCATCTTGGCGCTCCGATGCCGGGGGTTGTGGCGACAGTGGGGATCAATCCGGGCCAATCGGTCAGCACAGGCGACCTGCTTCTGACCATCGAGGCAATGAAAATGGAAACAGGCTTGCATGCCGAACGCGATGCCGTGGTCAAGGCCGTGCACGTGCAGGCAGGCAGTCAGATTGATGCCAAGGATTTGCTGATCGAATTTGAATGACGCGTCATAATCCGGCCCAAATGGCTTGGTATCCGCCCGGTCCAAATTATTGAGTACAATAAGAAAGGGTCATGATGACACGTTTTCTCGCCAGCATCGCATGCGCGGTGTTTCTTCCGCTTACGGCTTTGGCCGGAGATGATGTTATTCAATTCGGCCAGCAAGACCCCGAGATGCAGTCCGCCATCGCCGAAGCGCGCACATCCTTGCCGCAGTTTCTGGCAAATACCCAAGGCGCGGACGGGCAATCCATAGAGGGCGCTGGCCTGAAGGTGGAATTCAACGCCGAGAGCGAGCAATCCGAAGTGATCTGGATCGTGCCCTTCGCGCCGCGCGGGGACGGGTTCGTTGGGATTCTGGCAAATGAGCCCACAAGCATGCCCGGTCAGCATGCTGGCGACATGGTGGAATTCTCTGAGGCGCAGATCGCGGATTGGACGTATAGCGCAGATGGCAAACTCTTTGGCAACTATACCACCCGTGTGATGCTGCCGCATCTGGATGACGCCACCAAAACACAGCTCTCGCAAATCCTGTCGGAAAATCCGGTACCTGAAGGCTGGTAAGCCTTCAAAACCATCTTCCAAAGCCGCGCGAATCCTTCCAAGGTTCGCGTGGTTTTTCTTTGCTGGGTGCGTCCATGAAAAAGCTCTTGGTTTTTACCGATATTCACATCGTGCCGCAGGGTGAAACGATTATCGGACTCGATCCTCTGGAACGCTTTGCGCAAGGGCTGCAGCATGCGCTTAGCAACCACCCGGATGCGGAGCGTATCGTGATCACCGGAGATTTAACGCATCATGGCACTCAGGAAGAATACATGCGATTGCATAATGCTCTTTCCGACTGCCCTCTCCCGGTCAGCCTGACATTGGGCAACCATGACAGGCGCAGTGCTTTTCTTGATGTTTTTCAGGATGTTCCCATAACGGACACAGGGTTTGTGCAAGAGAGTTTTGATCTCGATGAGACACGACTGATCCTTCTGGATACCTTGGACGAGGACGCCGCCAATCTGCATGGCGGGCTGCTTTGCAAACAAAGGCTTGACTGGATGGATCAAGCGATTGCCAGTGCCGACGGTCGTCGTGTGATCCTGGGGCTGCACCATCCTCCCGTTCTGACGGGATTTCCCGGCATGGACAGTATCGGGCTGGCCAACCGGTCTGAGCTGGCCGCGCGCCTGGCACAGCATGACGCCGTTGTGCAAATCCTGGCCGGGCATATTCACCGCACGATCCAGGGAAACCTCGCCGTCAATGAGACCCGCAACATCCCGGTTTTTATGTTCAAAAGCACCTGTCACCAAATGCCAATGCACCTTACGACTGACGATCATCATATCTCGGTAGATGAACCAGGGGCCTACGGTATTGTGCTCAACTCTGAGGACGGGATCTTGGTGCACACCGAGGATTTCACTCTTTAGGTCTGGCCGAACGTCAAACAGCAGGCTTGCCATACGGTTAAATCCTCGGAATGATGGGTTCACCATCGCAATGGGTCATATGGGAGGATGACACATGTGCCGTATGTTCGCCGGGCAAGACCCGGAACGATATGAGCTCGAAACCCGTAGTATGCGCCTGAATGGGCAAAGCACCAGCATCCGGTTGGAAAAATCATTCTGGCGTATTCTGGATGAAATCGCTGCAAATGAAGACGTAACCACGCCCGCTTTCGTGTCGAAACTGCATGGCGAAGTGCTTGAATTACATGGGGAACCCAAGAATTTCACATCCCTGCTGCGCTGCACGTGCCTGGTGTGGCAAGACGCACAAAACGCGCCTAAAACGGATCAGATTGCAGCCGAGTAGGGTGCGACCTAGTCTTTGCGCCGTGTAGTAACGGTTTACTACCTCGCCACACGCGCAGCTTGCTAGGCTACTTCGAACAGCACACAGTTCGGAGGAGCCCATGGCCAAAGCCATTCACAGCATGATCCGTGTTCTCGACGAGGCGCGGTCACTGGAATTCTACAAAAAAGCATTCAATCTGGACGTGGCCGACCGGCTGGATTTCACAAACTTCACGCTGGTTTACCTCAGCAATTCTGAATCCGAATTCGAATTGGAACTCACCGTCAACAAGGATCAAACCGAGCCTTATGAGCTTGGCACAGGCTACGGTCACTTCGCGGTTTCCGTGGACAATGTTGAAAAAGAACACGCCCGTTTTGTCAAAGCCGGGCTCGAGCCACGCAAAGTGGTGGAGTTTGCCCCAGACGGAGAACTGGTGGGCAAGTTTTTCTTCGTAGCAGACCCTGACGGCTACGAGATCGAGGTTCTCGAACGCGCGGGGCGTTTCAAATAACCCAATCGCAAATGGTCCGGCGCGGCGTGACCCGGGCTTTTTGCCACCAATCAAAAAACACGCAGACTTAGGGAGGACATTACGTTGAGTACCCAAACAAAATCGCTCAGAACGCTGACCCGGCGCGAGCTTCTGAAAGGCACCACCGCCTTGGGAGCATTCGTGTTGGGCGCAAGCTATATCGCGGGGGCCGATGGGGCCTGGGCCGCGGAGCTTGAAGCACTCAAGCCTGAAAGCTTTGCGACCTTGGTGCAAATGGCGCGCGACATCTACCCGCATGACCGCGTGGCCGATGAATTCTACGTGGCGGCCGTCAAAGGTTATGACACGGCCGACAACGCCGAAGGGATTAAGGCCGGGATTGCCGCGCTGAACGCATCCGCCAACGAAATGAAAGGCGCGGATTACGCCGCCGTGGGCTGGGAACGCGACCGCGTGGATGTGCTGCGCTCGATGGAGGATGACCCCTTCTTCCAGCGCATCAGAGGCGGGCTCGTGACCGGGCTTTACAATCAAAAAGCGGTTTGGCCGATCTTTGGGTATGAGGGCGAAAGCTTCTCCAAGGGCGGCTACATCAACCGTGGTTTTGATGACATTTCGTGGATCGGCTGAGGGAGGACTAACCAATGAGTGCACCATTTGAACTCAGCGACGACAGCGTTGTCGTCATCATCGGCACCGGCGCAGGCGGCGGTGTTCTGGCCAATGAACTGGCGCAAAAGGGCGTTTCGGTTGTGGCCTTGGAAGCCGGCGGACGGCATTTGCCCGAGGATTTCATCAATGATGAATGGGACAGCTTTGGCCAACTGGCCTGGCTTGACCCGCGCACCACATCGGGCGACTGGCGCGTGGCCAAGGACTTTTCGGGCCTTCCGGCCTGGATCGTGAAATCTGTAGGTGGCACCACCCAGCACTGGGCGGGCGCATCCCTGCGCTTTCAGGAGCATGAGTGGAAAGCCAAAACCACCTACGGTGATGTTGAGGGCGCAAGCCTTCTGGATTGGCCGATTGATGCGGCTGAGATGGACCCTTGGTACACCAAGGCCGAAGATAAGCTGCATGTCACCCGCACAGGTGATCGCCCCGGTCTTCCTGGCAACAACAACTTCAAAGTCTTTGAAGCAGGAGCCAAGGCGCTTGGATACAAGGATGTGCATACCGGCCGGATGGCCATTTCATCGGCTGAAAACACAGATCGGCAGATGTGCCAGCAAACCGGCTTTTGCTTTCAGGGCTGCAAGTGGGGAGCTAAATGGTCCGCGGGCTACCATGACATCGAGCAGGGCGAGGCGACTGGCAACCTCGAAGTGCGCCCGCAATCCCATGTGGCACGGATTTTGCACGATGACAGCGGCAAGGTCACCGGCGTGGAGTATTTCGACGCGGACGGCAATCTGCAGATGCAAAAGGCGCGGATTGTCTGTGTCGCGGGCAACTCTTTTGAAAGCCCACGTCTGTTGCTGAATTCCGCGTCCAACATGTTCCCCAATGGTTTGGCCAACAGCTCTGATCAGGTGGGCCGCAACTACATGCGCCACATGACGGGATCGGTCTATGCGGTCTTTGACAAGCCGGTGAAGTTCTGGCGTGGCACGACCATGGCCGGGATCATCACGGACGAGTCGCGTCATGACCCAAGCCGTGGGTTCGTAGGTGGATATGAGCTTGAAACGCTCGCGCTTGGCCTGCCCTTCATGGCCGCATTCCTGGATCCGGGGGCATGGGGACGTGAGTTCACCTCAGCGCTCGATGAGTATGAGAACATGGCCGGGATGTGGATTGTGGGCGAAGATATGCCGCAGGCGAGCAACCGTGTCACGCTCAACGATGAGGTGAAAGATCAGTACGGCCTGCCCGCGCCGAATGTGCATTTCGATGATCACCCCAATGACATCGCCATGCGCAATCACGCTTATAAACAAGGCGCTGCGGTCTATGACGCGGTGGGGGCCACACGGACGTTCCCAACGCCGCCCTACCCCAGCACGCACAACCTCGGAACCAACCGCATGTCGGAAAATCCTGAGGATGGCGTGTGCAACAAATGGGGTCAAACCCATGATATTGCGAACCTTTTCATCTCCGACGGGTCGCAATTCACCACCGGTGCGGCGGAAAATCCGACCCTCACCATCGTGGCGCTCGCTATCCGGCAGGCAGATCGCATTGCCTCAGAGATGTCTGCTGGCAACCTCTGATTGAAAAACACCCTCGGCGCGGATTTCCGCCGCCGGGGGAATTTCGCTCGGTTTTTGTTGCGAGACCCCCTGAAACGCCATACGATTCGGGTATTAGCTGCCGAGAATGCACTGATACAGGAGACGTGACGTGACAGGTTATACCGAGCACGACCACGAAGACCGCACACCACCGAGTTTCAAGCGTCGCATGATGTTTGTGGGTGTTCTTTTGCTGAGTTCCACTCTGATCTACGCAGAATTGGTTCTGCGCTTTAGCCAGTAATCGCGCGTCGCGGTCGAGCAGACCCGAAACATCCGGCAAAAAAGTGCCACAGCACTGCGGTTTTCCCTTGCAGCGCGGGATGAGACTTTATATCTCCCACCTCACCCACGGACGCGGGCGTAGCTCAGGGGTAGAGCATTACCTTGCCAAGGTAAGGGTCGTGAGTTCGAATCTCATCGCCCGCTCCAATAAAACCAATCGAAATTTATGTTTTATTGGAGCGTCCAGGTGCTGAGCATTACGGTGTTTCGGCACCTTGCAGCAACACCACATCCCTGAAATTGCTGCTTTTTGCCCTCTTGGCGACACTCTTTGCCGCGCCTATAAGCACCCGGTATTCATAGTGGAATGTGCCCATGCGACAGGCCAAGATCACCCGTAAGACGGCGGAAACCGATATCTCGGTCGAGATCAATCTCGACGGGACCGGGGCGTATGACAACGCCACGGGCGTTGGGTTTTTTGACCATATGCTGGATCAACTGGCCCGCCATTCGCTTGTCGATATGACGGTGCGGTGTGACGGCGATTTGCACATTGATGATCATCACACGGTCGAGGATGTGGGCATTGCGCTTGGCCAGGCTCTCACTGAGGCCGTGGGCGACAAAAAAGGCATCCGGCGCTATGGGTCCTGTCTTTTGCCGATGGATGACGCGCTTGTGCGTGCAGCGTTGGATCTGTCCGGGCGGCCCTATCTGGTTTGGAACGTGGAGCTTCCCACACCCAAAATCGGCACGTTTGACTGCGAGTTGGTGCGGGAGTTTTTCCAAGCATTCAGCACCCATGGCGGCCTGACGCTGCATGTGGACCGGTTACACGGCATCAACAGCCACCACATCGCCGAAGCCGCGTTCAAGGCCGTCGCGCGCAGCCTGCGTGATGCTCTGGAGGTCGATCCACGCAAGGCCGATGCGATACCGTCGACCAAGGGCATGTTGTAGGGGCCATGACCACCGTTATCGTCGACTACGAGTCCGGCAACCTGCACTCGGCAGAAAAGGCGTTTCAACGCATGGCATCCGATGTTGGTGCGGGAGATGTTTTCGTCACCTCCGACCCGGATGTCGTGCGTCGGGCTAGCCGTGTGGTCCTGCCCGGAGACGGGGCCTTTCCGGCCTGCCGGAAGGCGCTCTTTGACCATCGTGGCGTGTTTGAGGCCATTGAAGAGGCGGTGATCACCAAGGGCCGCCCCTTCATGGGGATTTGCATTGGCATGCAAATGCTCGCAACCCGCGGGTTGGAATACTCTGAGACCCCCGGTTTTGACTGGATCCGCGGGACAGTTGGTGCGCTCGCCCCGTCTGACCCAAGTATGAAGGTTCCGCATATGGGGTGGAACGATCTTGTGATCAATGCGCCTCACCCGGTGCTCAAGGGCATCTCAACCGGGGATCACGCTTACTTTGTGCATTCCTACCAGTTCCGGGTCGATGACCCGACTATGCGGCTTGCGTATGTGAGCTATGGCGAGGATGTCACGGCCGTCGTGGGCCGCGACAACATCGTCGGCACCCAGTTTCACCCGGAAAAAAGCCAGGCCACTGGCCTGGCGATCATTTCAAACTTCTTGCGATGGGCACCCTGAGAAGCGTGCTTAAAGCCGTCTTACTTGACTTTGCTCCACGTGCCGCCATCCCGGCAGATGCCCAGAACGCATCCAGAGACTTTCAGAGACTTACCTGACAGAGAAAGTCGTGAGTTGTAGGTTTTGCCGCGATCCGGGCTGTAAATCTTACCTTTGTAAGAGCCGCCGCCCTTGCTCACCGTCTCGGAAATGATGTTTCGGCCAATATTGTCGGACGCCATTTCTTTGCCGTTGGCGTCATAGGCTTTGACCAACTTGCCACAGAGTTTCGCGCCACAAGGTGTGACATGGATAAGGCCTGACTCGCCATTGTCGTCCTTTGCTGTGCGCCAGAACCCTTCCAGCGGATCAGCCGCGAAAGCCACACCTGCACTCATCAAAGTGGCCACAGCGGCCAATGTTATCGTTTTCATGGGTCTCTCCTCCCGAATTGATGCGCGCAACCTGAGTGTATTGGGCATTTCGATCAAGTCTGACGCCACGTCGCGTTGCAAATCGGCAGAACACGTGGCACATCGCGGCGAACCTGTTTGAATGGACCAAAGCGAATGATCCTCTACCCCGCGATTGACCTCAAAGACGGCCAGGCCGTGCGCCTTGTCAAAGGCGAGATGGATCAGGCGACAGTGTTCAATGACGACCCCGCAGCCCAAGCCATGGCCTTTGTCGAGGCAGGGTGCGAATGGTTGCATCTGGTTGATCTCAATGGCGCTTTTGCCGGAGAACCGGTTAATGCCGCGCCAGTGGAGGCGATCCTGAAGGCCACGAAGGTGCCTGCGCAGCTGGGCGGCGGTATCCGTGACATGGCCACTATCGAGCGTTGGCTCGACAAGGGGTTGGCGCGGGTGATCCTGGGCACCGTGGCGGTGGAGAACCCCGATCTGGTGCGTGAAGCCGCCAAAACCTTTCCCGGCCATGTGGCCGTAGGCATCGACGCCCGCAATGGTAGGGTCGCCACCAAAGGCTGGGCCGAAGAGACTGATGTGATGGTTGCAGATCTCGCCAAATCCTTTGAGGACGCAGGCGTCGCGGCGATCATCTACACCGACATCAACCGCGATGGTGCGATGCAGGGGCCGAATGTTGAAGCCACCGCCGATTTGGCCCGCGCGGTGTCGGTCCCTGTGATTGCCTCGGGCGGTGTGAGTTCGCTGGACGATCTGATCGCCCTGCGCGACTGCGGCGCAGCGCTGAACGGCGCCATCTCAGGCCGCGCGCTCTATGATGGCGCGATCGACCTGAAAGAGGCGCTGGCTGCTCTCAATAGTTGATTTGCCCCAAGCTTGACCTGAGACATCAGGAGCAAAGACATATGGCCCCGGACCCAATCCGGGGCGCTTGGTTCTTAGTTACCTGCCGCCTTGCCAGTTAGCTTGCCCAAAGCGCCGGTCATTTTCGCGATGTACTCGCCCTCACCTGAAATGCCCTCTAGAGCGCCTAGCATTTTGCCGGGATCTTCGTAGGCGAGCCATGTCTGGCCATCACCATCCTGATACACAAGCACCTTAAGCGGAAGGTAAAGCCCTGCGAGCGCATCATCCTGCATCGCCGGCGTGCCCAGCTTGGGATTGCCAAAGATCAAAAGCTGCGAGTCCGACAGCTCCAAGTCAACCTTGGCCGCTCCGCCTGCGTGATCCACACGAGCAAAGACTGTAGCCCCGGCCCCTTCCACGGCCGCTTGCAACGCATCCATTGTCGCGGCCACATCGCCACTGGCCTGAACTTTTACTATCTCGCTGTCGCCTGCCATCGCCCCTTGCGCCATAAGCGTTATCCCCGCTGCCATTAGAAGTCGTTTCATGTCTTCCCTCTCTTGATCGATACAAGTTGCGCCAACTCTCTGGCAAACCGACGCAAATGCCCATAAACAAGCGCGTGAACCTTGTTACATAAGCGGTGCGATGCTCAAAACCCGGATCATACCTTGTCTCGACGTGGCCGATGGCCGCGTGGTGAAGGGCGTGAATTTTGTCAACCTGCGGGATGCGGGCGACCCGGTGGATGCCGCGCGCGCCTATGATGCGGCTGGTGCGGATGAGTTGTGTTTTCTCGACATCCACGCAACGCATGAAAACCGCGGCGTGATGATGGACGTGGTCACGCGCACAGCAGAACAATGCTATATCCCGCTCACCGTGGGCGGCGGCGTGCGCACCGCTGCGGATGTGCGCAACCTGCTTTTGGCCGGAGCCGACAAGGTGTCTTTCAACTCCGCCGCCGTGGCCAATCCAGATGTTGTGGCCGAGGCCGCAGATCAATTCGGATCGCAATGCATCGTCGTGGCCATCGACGCGAAAACTGTATCCCCCGGAAAATGGGAGATTTTCACCCATGGCGGGCGCAAACCCACGGGCATAGACGCGGTGGCGTTTGCCGAACTGGTGCAAGAAAAGGGCGCGGGAGAGATATTGCTCACGTCAATGGACCGCGACGGCACGCGCGCGGGGTTTAACCTGCCGCTGACAAAGGCCATTTCCGATGCGGTAACCATACCCGTGATTGCATCTGGCGGTGTCGGCACGCTGGATCACCTTGTCGAAGGCGTCACCAAAGGCGGCGCGTCCGCGGTACTGGCCGCCTCGATCTTTCACTTTGGCGATTTCACCATCGCCGAAGCCAAGGCACATATGGCCGCGGCGGGCATCCCGATGAGGTTGGGCGCATGACGCTGGAAGACCTGGAACAGATCATTGCGAAACGCGCCGCCGCCTCACCTGAGGACAGTTGGACCGCCAAACTTCTGGCAAAAGGCCCGGAAAAGGTGGCTGAAAAGTTTGGTGAAGAGGCCATCGAGGCCATTGTCGAGGCTGTGAAAGGTGATCAGGCGCGGCTCACGTCTGAGGCGGCGGATGTTTTGTTTCATCTTCTTGTCATGCTCAAAAGCCGCGATGTTGCGCTTGCCGACGTGATGGCGGAGCTTGCACAGCGCCAATCCCAATCGGGCCTTGCGGAAAAGGCCTCACGATCAAAATGATCCGCCACATCGTGTTTTTCACCGCCAAGAATAAAACCGACCTGCCGCGTATTCGCGAAGGGCTGGAAATCCTGGGTCAGATCGAACATTGCGCGCATTTTGAGGTTGGCACCAATCATCGCATCGACAGTCTCAGCGAGATGGAGGTGGATCTGGTGGTCTATGCGGAGTTTGCCGACAAGGCAGCTCTGGACGCTTACAAAGCCCACCCGCTCTACCAAAAATCCATCGCATTGGTACGTCCCCTGCGCGACATGCGTGTTGCAGCAGACTTCACCTCGGCATGAACATCCACGGGATTCGCTGTTCCCAAAATACTCAGGCGCGATCTGCTGCCATCCCGCTCAAAGCTTGGAAGAAATCACCCCGGTGTTGAACCCGCCCATGCGCAACTCGCCAAAGAGGCGTTGATATTCGATCTTGGGGCAGCGGTTCATTATAACGTCCACGCCGCGCGCCCGGGCTTTTTCCGCTACCTCCTCATGCCAGACACCGATCTGCATCCAGATGGTTTGCAAGGTGGGAAACAGCTCTAACGCCTCATCAACAATCGGCGGCACATGCTCGGACCGGCGAAAGATGTCGACCATGTCCACGTCGCCCTCAATATCCCCCAAGCTGGCCACAACAGTCTGACCAAAGGCTTGCTTGCCGGCATGGCCGGGATTGACCGGGATCACCTCAAACCCTTTGAGCTTGAGATATCGTGCTACGTAAAAACTGGGACGCACCTCATTCATGGACACCCCAACCACTGCGATGCGTTTGGTGCGAGTCAGAATGTCTTTGAGATACCGGTCGGAATACTGTTCGTTCATGAGCGGACCCTAGCGTGTGCCGCCGACAAAAAAAAGCGCCCGGAGAAAACCGGGCGCCAGTCGCGGAACGAGGGACAGTGAAGTGAAGCATCGAAGTTCCATACCGATGCTTCTGAGTACCATGTAGGTATCCGCCTCAGAATAAAAAGAGGTTGTAAAATACGTGTGAACAAAAGGTTAACTGACGGCAAAATTCTGCCCAGCTCAGTCAAAGATATCTTCGACGACGTCCCAAAGCTCTTCGAGCATCCGCTTTGCAATCGGTTTGCGCCGCCGTTTTGGGCGTTTGCGGGCAGGCCAGTCGCGCCATTCACGCCGCTTGTGCTCTGGCACAGGCCTACGACGTGACGTTTGCCTGTCGGGCTTTGCATCGCGCCGCCTTTTTTCCACTTTATCAGAGGGTTGCGGCATAAATTTCATTTCGTGCAAAGGTGCTCCACAAGCCCGACATGTGAGTTCATGCAGCCCTTCGTCGAACACCAATGCGGCACGTGTACCGCAATAGCTGCAGGTTGCAATCTTTGGGGCCATCAAATGTCCTTTGGCGAAACAGGTTGAGATGCATATAGGGCAACAGCCGCAGCATTTGAGACATTGAGAGAGCCAAAAGCGCCCGGAAACGCGATGCGCACCAATTTGTCGCAGCTTTCACGGGTTTTCTGCCGAAGACCCGGCCCTTCAGCCCCAAGGACCAGCGCAACGGGCCTGTCAAAAAGTCCTGAAAGCGCGTTTTCGATTGTCTGATCTGCTTCTCCGGCCAAACCAAGGACGATATAGCCCATGGACTGCAACTGACCGATGGTATCTGCCAGATTACGCACGCGAACATAAGGCTGACGTTCCAGAGCACCACTGGCGGTCTTGGCGAGCGCGCCAGTTTCGGGGGCCGAATGATGACGCGGCGCGATCACCGCACAAGCCCCAAACACCTCTGCAGACCGAAGGATGGCCCCGACGTTGTGCGGATCAGTCACCCGGTCGAGCATCACCACGCGCGGTGGATGTACCCCATCCCCAAGACAGAGCGTTTCAACAGGCCCCCAATCCAACGATTTGACCTCAAGAGCGGCGCCCTGATGCACCGATTGCGGATCAAGTGGAGCTGAGAACTTGCGCGGATCGGCCATTTCTGGCTCCAACGCTGCCTGGGCAATGGCATCCGCCAACTTGTCTGCCGCATTTTTCGTCACGACAAGTCGAATTTTCTCACGTCTTGGATTGCACAGCGCGTCCCGCACCGCGTGCAGTCCAAAGAGCCACACAGTTTGCTCCGCAGCAGCCTTCTTGGCCTGCTCTTTTTCGACCACCCAACGAGGTTTCTTTGACGCCATCCATGCGCTCCTTTCACGCTGGCGGACAATGGGCTGGCGCGGGCAGTGCTGCAAGCTTTTTCGGGTTGACGGGCCAAGGCCCCGCTTCTAAATACGCCTGCACGCCTGAGGCTTTGGCCCCGGGTCAGTGGGCGACAGGCCGCAAGGTGTGGCAGGGGACTGTAACTCCCTCGCGGAGACGCACGCTAGGTTCGATTCCTAGGTCGCCCACCACTCCCAAATTCGATACCCTCGTTTCTCTGCCGCAAAACCGATGCGCGGGTTCAAACCAATCGATCCCCCGGATCGATTTTGCACACAGGCCCATTGGCAGGGGCCACCTGCGGTTCCCTCGCGGAGACGCACGCTAGGTTCGATTCCTAGGTCGCCCACCACTCAGTCTTTCCAAAACTGCAGAAGCCTAGCGCGCTTGCAATAGTGTTTATCTTTCCGTTAGTTGCGAGGCTTCAGAGCGCCA
This window harbors:
- the hisF gene encoding imidazole glycerol phosphate synthase subunit HisF, which translates into the protein MLKTRIIPCLDVADGRVVKGVNFVNLRDAGDPVDAARAYDAAGADELCFLDIHATHENRGVMMDVVTRTAEQCYIPLTVGGGVRTAADVRNLLLAGADKVSFNSAAVANPDVVAEAADQFGSQCIVVAIDAKTVSPGKWEIFTHGGRKPTGIDAVAFAELVQEKGAGEILLTSMDRDGTRAGFNLPLTKAISDAVTIPVIASGGVGTLDHLVEGVTKGGASAVLAASIFHFGDFTIAEAKAHMAAAGIPMRLGA
- a CDS encoding phosphoribosyl-ATP diphosphatase, with protein sequence MTLEDLEQIIAKRAAASPEDSWTAKLLAKGPEKVAEKFGEEAIEAIVEAVKGDQARLTSEAADVLFHLLVMLKSRDVALADVMAELAQRQSQSGLAEKASRSK
- a CDS encoding Dabb family protein, with amino-acid sequence MIRHIVFFTAKNKTDLPRIREGLEILGQIEHCAHFEVGTNHRIDSLSEMEVDLVVYAEFADKAALDAYKAHPLYQKSIALVRPLRDMRVAADFTSA
- a CDS encoding CoA-binding protein, translating into MNEQYSDRYLKDILTRTKRIAVVGVSMNEVRPSFYVARYLKLKGFEVIPVNPGHAGKQAFGQTVVASLGDIEGDVDMVDIFRRSEHVPPIVDEALELFPTLQTIWMQIGVWHEEVAEKARARGVDVIMNRCPKIEYQRLFGELRMGGFNTGVISSKL
- the rlmB gene encoding 23S rRNA (guanosine(2251)-2'-O)-methyltransferase RlmB, whose translation is MASKKPRWVVEKEQAKKAAAEQTVWLFGLHAVRDALCNPRREKIRLVVTKNAADKLADAIAQAALEPEMADPRKFSAPLDPQSVHQGAALEVKSLDWGPVETLCLGDGVHPPRVVMLDRVTDPHNVGAILRSAEVFGACAVIAPRHHSAPETGALAKTASGALERQPYVRVRNLADTIGQLQSMGYIVLGLAGEADQTIENALSGLFDRPVALVLGAEGPGLRQKTRESCDKLVRIAFPGAFGSLNVSNAAAVALYASQPVSPKDI